One Bythopirellula goksoeyrii genomic window, TGCCTGCCACCTCTTCCAAGAGAAAGTTAACAACATGGCGGGCAATGGCACCGCTGTAATAGTTTGGCGAAGTAAATCGAATTGGTTCGTCAGGCTTGTTCGTTTCCACGACTCCCACAATCTTCTCGGGATCCACACGAGCAAAGGTCTTGCCAATTCGCTGTAAGGGAAAGTCAAGATCCAACGCCGGACGATGAGGAGGCGCCTTGGGAATAACTATGTCCGCCATGTCGCTAATTTCGTAGGGGACATAGTGATTCAGTTCGATGATGACCTTCTCGGCGGCGTGTAGAAAAGAAGGGGAAGCTCCAATTGACGTCGTTAGGTACACACGACCATCAGCGGTAATGCGATTCGCTTCGATGACGGCAACATCGATCTTTCCGAAAAAACCAAATAACACAGATTGCGGAACGTGCGAAAGATGCATGTCGACGAATGCCACCCGACCATCATTGATCCGTTCTCTCAGAGGACGAGAAGATTGATAAGGGGCGCGCCAACTAATCGCGTCAGCTTCGGCGAGGGCATCATCTATGCTAGGTCCCGTCGATGCCCCGGTAAGTACACGTATCTGAAAGGGTTGGCCTGCAGCGTGGAGTTCCTTGGCTCTCTTCGCCAGCGCAAGCGGAACGACTTTGGCTGCGCCAGCAGGGGTAAAACCGCTGAATGCTACTAGCGTGCCATCCTCGATAAGTTCTGCGGCCTCTTCTGCCGTCATTCGGGGGAAGGATTCTACTTCTGCCATGAATTACAATTCTTTCTGACAACTCGGCGATCAAGCCCTAAATCTCTCCATCTCGTTCGTAAGTCACCTCAGTAGTTAGTGCGGTGGTTGACACAACTCGGTTAACACACCGTGGGTACTCTTCGGATGGATAAAGGCAATCTGCATCTTGTGAGCACCCTGTCGCGGTGTCTCGTCGATCATCCTCAGACCTTCTTGTTGTAATTCTGCAATGCGGTCCTGAATATTCTCCACAGTAAACGCAACATGATGCAAGCCTTCGCCACGGGATTCCAGGAACTTCGCAACAGCGCTGCCTGGGTCAGTAGGTTCCAATAATTCCAGCCGAATGTCATCGATTCTGAAGAACGCTACCCGAACTTTCTGGCTAGCCACCTCCTCATAGCCCTCAAACTTCGCGCCAAGAGTTTGTTCGTAGAAGGGGCGTTGCTCCTCAATGCTTTTAACCGCGATACCAATATGATTGAGTGCTTTTACAGGAGTCATCTTCTTAATCCTGAGTTTAGAATGGAAATCGTTTGCCAGTGTTTTGTTAAGAAAGCGTGCAAGCTTCCCGTGAATCCCATACATCTTGCCACATAGCTCGCCAGTGGCGACTGATGGCCAGCGGAGAGTCCAACAGTGCTTCCGTGAGATCCAGGTTGGATAGCCTTGTTGGAAACGCACGAGAACTAAAGGACGACAGCCAGCGACTGGGCCATTCCCGTATGTAGTTATGTAGAAATTCGCAAAATAGAACTTGATCGAGATTGAAGCTGTCGGCACCAATCTCGCTGATTACTCCGGACAACGTCAATAGGGACTTGCGAAACATCAGCATATCAGATGACATACTCAAGCGAGCTGACTGGGCAGCCTCGTCCAACATTCCTACTAGCCACGTCAGTCCCGGCAATTGTCCTCGTCGCATCTTTCGTAGCCATTCAGCCACACACGCTTCCAAGGCTGTTCGGTCGCACTGCCGACGAACATCGAGTTCCAGAATCGTCGCTACCATTCTCGTAGGTCTCATGCTAATTGCAGCAAGCATGACCTGCACTATAGCAGCCCGTTCTACTTCTCCTAGAAAGCCCACTAGACTCCAATCCAGAATCGCCAACTTTGCATCGGAAGTAATAAACAAGTTTCCCGCATGAGGATCACAATGAAACAAAGCTTGCTTGTTGGGAGAAAGTATCGGTCGGGCAATCATGGCCCTGGCCACCAGCTCCGACAGGTTGCGTATCTCGGTTGAACGCTTAAATTGGTGGTCGGTTACTTTCTCGCCGTAAATTCGC contains:
- the mce gene encoding methylmalonyl-CoA epimerase; this translates as MTPVKALNHIGIAVKSIEEQRPFYEQTLGAKFEGYEEVASQKVRVAFFRIDDIRLELLEPTDPGSAVAKFLESRGEGLHHVAFTVENIQDRIAELQQEGLRMIDETPRQGAHKMQIAFIHPKSTHGVLTELCQPPH
- a CDS encoding AarF/UbiB family protein, which codes for MNWETIIDEQALAKLLPAEYSHFALPVKESLVVFLNGLPQRLQETILSAQFALPPTSSLSQRLGLLAHSCPVLQKLGQILARDQRLAPELRFELRKLESMPPTVSLEAIESILVEELGPLETRTIELLPPAIAEASVAVVIPFRDKSKSTQPEGVFKVLKPGIVERLHVELDMLAQVGTHLDHRLNELQIPQLDFYDTFDQVREKLLGELQLDKEQQHLASAASFYADQLDIRIPTVFEHCTPRVTAMERIYGEKVTDHQFKRSTEIRNLSELVARAMIARPILSPNKQALFHCDPHAGNLFITSDAKLAILDWSLVGFLGEVERAAIVQVMLAAISMRPTRMVATILELDVRRQCDRTALEACVAEWLRKMRRGQLPGLTWLVGMLDEAAQSARLSMSSDMLMFRKSLLTLSGVISEIGADSFNLDQVLFCEFLHNYIREWPSRWLSSFSSRAFPTRLSNLDLTEALLDSPLAISRHWRAMWQDVWDSREACTLS